The genome window tggattttgtgtacatatatattttccttttctagATATTGATGACCAGCATATGAtcataaatttattttcaaGTTCAAATGCTATTTGATATGTGGTATGGAAACTAAGAATTTTCCATCAAAGCCTTTTTGCTATCTAAGTTATCTAAGTGAAGGAGAGTGTTCCAAATGGGATAAGATTGTAATTTGATAAGTTCAGGGGGAGCATATCTATAAAATGATATTCGTTGCTATTTCTATTTATAGCTGCTATCTTAGACATTTATTTTTCCTTAACTGCTCATCATTGAATGATACTTCATATGTTGCAGGAGAAAATTGCCATGCTTCGAGAAAATGAGTCACTACTAAAAGCAAATGAGAGCCTAAGTCATGAAAAAGTGAGCTTGCAGAAGAGCAAAGACTTGGTTGACAATCAAGTACTTGCACTGACTAAATCCTTAGAAGGCCTTCAGAGGGATCTCAAGGACAGGGAGAACCTGGTATTTCTCTTTTATGCTCTGCATCTTTTGATGGATCTCATAATAGCATTCCATGAcataatggttttttttttttaaaattttgaagataCAAGTACAGAAGCAGTCACTAGAACATCAGAGAAAGGAACTTAATGATTGCAGAGCTGAAATCACTTTACTGAAAATGGACATTGAAGGATATCGTTCTGGACGAAATGTTGTAGATAATGATGTTGATCCTGTTCAATTGCAGCCCTTTGAGATCTACAAAGAAGACATTAAAGCTTTGAAGATGGAAATAGAAAGATTAAAGGCTGCAACTATCACTGCTCCTGAATCACTAGATTCCATTAGGACTGAGAAAGAGTCAATACAAACTGAAGTGAAAGTTGTTGAGATAGATGAAGATAAAACTGTAAAATCTGATCCTATTGATGGGGGGAAAGTGATAGGCAACGAAGATCCTCAGTCACTTGTGGCGCCAACCTTGGATGATAACAATGAAAAACCTAGGGAAATGTCAGAGTCGTTGACGAGTCCCTTTACCGGTAGTGATACTTCCTCCAAACAAATTGCTGAGCCACCATCAGAAGACGCTGGCTTTCATCTTAAATCCAGCAACTTAAGTGGTGAAGCTGCTTCTGAGAACACTGTGAGTTCATACTCTTACGTAGAATAATATGTACTTTCTCATGGAGATAAACCTTGGTGTGTGTTCTTTTTCTTGAGGGCTCTTAGGTAGGGCTACTGTGGTCTATTTGAACATTGGGTCCCGTAGTGGGCCTTCCTTATCATATTGTTGTTTTGTAAGAAGAATTGAAGACTTTCAAACCTTGGTTCCCTATAGCTTCACACCCATTTGTTTGCCATTGTGGAAATTTCATTATGTGGTACATCTGAATGTAATTATACTTTTGACAGGGTGTAGGAACCATTCAAATCCTTGCTGATGCTCTACCCAAGATTGTTCCATATGTTCTGATTAATCATCGGGAGGTTCGGTTCTCATTAAAATTCTTCCTCAATTCTTCTCAGCCTTTTATCAAGGTTTCTTTAACACTGTTGCTGGTATATACCAGGAGCTTCTTCCCCTGATGATGTGTGCGATTGAGCGCCATCCAGATAGTACCACACGAGATTCCTTGACACACACATTGTTTAATTTGATCAAACGCCCAGATGAACAGCAACGGGGAATCATAATGGATGTAAGTTGGGCTTGGAGTTCATCATTTTTTAAGATAGCTGCAAGGATTAAAATAATGTTACAAATTTCATTTCAGGCATGTGTTAACCTTGctaagaatgtaggagagatgaGAACAGAAACGGAGTTGCTTCCCCAATGCTGGGAACAAGTGAGTTTAAGCTTCTAGTATGTAGGGGACCTCCTTTCAATCAACCCCAACCCTGACCCTCTCCTTGGAAGGAGGTTACTCAAGTACTTTACttacattttcttttgtgaACAGATAAACCACATGTATGAAGAGCGTAGGTTACTCGTTGCTCAATCATGTGGAGAGCTTGCAGATTTTGTTCGGCCTGAGATTCGGGATTCACTTATTTTGTCTATCGTGCAACAACTAATAGAAGATTCTGCAACTGTCGTCCGAGAGGCTGCTGCTCGTAATCTGGCTTTGCTGCTTCCACTCTTTCCAAGCATGGACAAATATTTCAAGGTCAGCCTCACTAAATATGCTTCGAGGCAATCATGGAGAAGAATTCTGACTTGACAGGATTGCTACAATGTAAGCTCTAGAATAGGTTGATGAGACATGGTCTAGGGAATGGAGCCTTTTACCCTTACCACAATATGccatagaataataataattaaaaaagaacaaaaatataataCCATAAAGTTTTTTCAATACCCCTCTCTCTTGATAGGTTGAAGAATTAATGTTCCAGTTGGTCTGTGACCCCTCCGGAGTGGTGGTAGAAAGTACGCTCAAAGAGCTACTCCCTGCAGTTATTAATTGGGGAGACAAATTAGACCATATTTTAAGAGTTCTACTCTCACATGTCTTAAGCTTTGCTCAGGtatatgtttttttcttttcatctttccaTTGATTTTCTTGCTTGTTATTGCCTGTTGCTTCTATTGGgataccttttcttttctaacTTGTTACTATTGAATAGCGTGCTCCACCTCTTTCTGGAGTTGAAGGATCATTGGAGTCTCATCTACGTGTTCTAGGGGAAAGAGAGCGCTGGAATATTGATGTTTTGTTGAGGATGCTGGCAGAGCTGCTTCCTTTCGTGTACCAGAAAGCAATCCAGACATGCCCTGTATCTTCTTTCTCAGATTCAAAGGATGTACTATTATCTCGCTCATTGCTAGATTTGTGTGCAAGGTGTGTCCTGCAGCTTTTAGATGTATATTAGGATTTTAATTTAGGAGTTACTTTTTCATGTTGATAATTCATTTACAATATTTGAGACATGGATGTGGTCATATTTGCTTCTGAGGGATTTTAATATTTCACTAGGGAACATGTTGAATGGTCTGCATTTGAATGGGTGCATGCCGAGTGCTTTCCTGATTTGATACAGCTGGCATGCTTTTTGCCACAGAAGGAAGATAATTTAAGAAACCGAATTACAAAGGTGTACTTTTCTTGAAATTTATTCTTTATGGTGCTTTTGGTTTCATCTTGTGTCTGTATGATAAAAAGTACTGCTCTTTATTTCATTGCTAAATTGGATAATGTTATTGCAGTTTTTGTTGGCTGTAACTGAACTTTTTGGAGAAGCCTATTTGACACACATAATGCTGCCTGTATTCTTGATAGCGGTTGGGGATGAAGCTGATATGACTTTTTTCCCTTCATCCATCCTTCCAAGAATCAAAGGTAATTTATTCTTTAATTCTGAGAACTCCTTTCACAATATTCCATGTTTAATTATTGTTGCTTCCTTGCAGGTTTGAGACCAAGAACTGCTGTGGGTGAGAGGCTTGCTACTATGTGTGTCCTGCCACTTCTCTTGGCAGGTGTTTTAGGTGCCCCGAGCAAGCACGAAGAATTAGCAGCATACTTAAGAAAGCTGCTAGTAGAGGGAACGGTGCAAGATAATCAGGCAACCAAGCGCGATGCTGAGATTGTTGATTCCATCCGTTTCCTTTGGTTTGTTATTGCTGAGatttatttcaataaataatgtgaaaattATGTGTTTCACTTATGATGGTATTCTTAAATAATGCAGTACATCTGAAGAACATCATGGTTTAATATTCAATATATTGTGGGAAATGGTTGTTAGCACCAACATGGATATGAAAATTATTACGGCCAATCTTTTGAAAGTCATTGTAAGTTGCCTCTTCCTCTGCCATTGGCATTTTTCATTACATCTACATGAataattatttgaaaattttttttaggtgcCATATATTGATGCAAAAGTTGCTTCTACTCACGTGTTGCCTGCCTTGGTTACTCTTGGCTCTGACCAAAATCTGACTGTGAAATATGCCAGTATAGATGCTTTTGGAGCTGTGGCACAACATTTTAAAAATGACATGGTATGAATATATTTAGGTTCTGACTAATATTAGCAATCTTTAAGCAGAAGTTTCCATGCCTTAACTTGTCAAATCGACATTTTGCAGATTGTGGATAAGATACGTGTCCAAATGGATGCTTTTCTTGAAGATGGATCCCATGAAGCAACTATTGCAGTGGTCCGTGCCTTGGTGGTAGCAGTTCCACATACAACAGAGAGACTGAGAGATTATATCCTTAACCTTCTTGAGGAAATCATTTACGGATCTGTTAATTCCTGTTCTAATTTATGCATTTATTTAGTTGGTGAAGCCATTGTTGCGTATGCGCTTTAACAGTATTCTGTTTGCTGTGAGTCAATTTTGTTGTTCTCCATTTGTTTCTTTAACATGATTATACATCTGTTATCCAAGATTTTCCAACTTACAGGCACTCCCATTGCTGCAAATGATGTGATGCGTCGTCGTGAGAGAGCTAATGCATTCTGTGAAGCAATTCGTGCTCTGGACGCTACAGGTTTGCCACATCTATTCACTTATTGTTCGTACATATACAAATTTATATGCACAGATATTAATTGCATGTCTATTCTTGGGTATACTACAAATATCTGAAAATGGAAGCTGGGAAGATTGAATTGCTCACTCGATATGAATGGTTCATACGAAGAAAAAATGGGTGCTGGAAGGGATAATTATATTAAATCGCAGATAACGATTTGTTAGACTTTATCTGTGGTGGGAAggtttttgagtttttctttgttctttctttctttagctGCTGAACTTAGTTCCTACTATACTTCCAACATTTAGTTTATACttgatgatgatcatgatcatcgAACTTTGTTCCTGTGATTTGATGCTCAGTCTTGTTTCTGTTTGTCAGATCTTACAGCAGCCAGTGTCCGGGACTACCTCGTACCTACAATACAAAACCTGTTGAAAGATCCAGATGCTCTAGATCCTGCGCATAAAGAAGCTCTCGAAATAATTCTGAAGGAAAGGTCTGGTGGAACTTTTGAGGCCATAAGCAAAGTAATGGGAGCACACCTTGGACTTGCTTCATCAGTGAGCAGTTTCTTTGGCGAAGGTGGCCTGTTGGGTAAGAAAGAAAGCGCAGATGCCCcgcccccacccccacccccggAGCCAGTTGAGTCCCCAAAACATGAGCCAATCCCGCCAGCAGAGGACACCAGATTTAGACGGATCATGAGAGGAAATTTCACAGATATGCTTAGGGGCAAAACAAAGGGCCAAGATGAAACAGCCCAGAACCAATGATGTTCaaagttttaaaaacaaattgTGTTGGGGTGTACTTTTGTTCCTTTCTTTTCTGTCATATcggattttcttctctttttcttcacaTTTCACATGAGTTTTTGATTAAATTGAACACTGAAATATTCATTAAAttacctattttttttttttttgaccttttGACGATGTAGCAAACAATAAATCAGAAAAGATTGAGTACAGTTCTTACTTTCTTTTTGGTGTTGTGTTCATAAGAACAAATAACTGAGTTAACATGTGATGTCTCTGTCCCATAGGGTTCCCTTCAAGGCATTACAAGTGGAATATTGATGGAAGACTCATTCCTCTGACAAGTCGCATTTTATCTCCTTTCCTATCAATTACGTCAGGCAGTGTTTCCATAAATAATTCAATGTATTCCACTTCAATGAATGTAGTGGAGATACCACCCATTTGATATTCAACCATCAACAAAGACTACTACATCACCAGTTTGGTCCACGCATTGAAAAGAGAGTACTCATAATGACCCAGAACATAGAAAATTGCGAGGCCTGATGGCTTGTCTGTATGATAAAAGTCATTTGTGATTTAGATTGACAAATACATGCGCACCAAACTTTTCAGAGATCGTGAGGATTGGGGAGGTCACAGTAAGATCAATTGTGACTTTAATTATTTCGGGggaataatttatatattttataaataattcaaaagaTTAGGAGCAAGTTACACAAATATGAATCTTAATAATTATAAGTAAATAATCTTATATCCTAATGTATTTTATAGAAGTTATGATAGCTGCTTGGTTCTGCGCTGGACAAGAGATCTCCAACTTCGGGTCGTTGGGGATAGGAGTGTTTACGTTGTTGATGATGTATGTGTTCAGGTACGGCAGGACCTGTTGTTAGTCCAAATATTTTGATATGAGATTATACCAAATCTAATCTGTCACCAAACAAGCTGCGTGTAGTCTGAGAACACAAAACTATTAGTTCAAAGTTGTCATCTGAgaaaatgatttaaaatttaACTTGTGCCAAACGAGAAAAGCAGGAGACAGAAGATTAACACCGGAATGAAAGCAATTTTATTAATGaaacgaaaagaaaaaacacgTCGCTCGAATGCATTGAAATCTTTAATTGAGAATACATCCTAAAATGTATGTTGAggcatgctttacaagctaaaacaaaACATAGCCGTGGAGGCCTAGAAGTAAATAAATGGGCAAAGGATAATTGATCGGAGTCATGCTAAGAAAGCAGTAAAATTTGTAGACGCGGAGTCTGTGTTTGACACAATGTGAAtttgaacttcttttttttttcccccttcttcTAGTCTTCATGATCTTTAATAGTGACCATCATCTCCTATTTCTCTGGCATGATCTTGTCATGTTTTATCGTGGTGGATCGTGGGAAACTGTCTTCTTGCTTGTTACTTGAATTGTTGGTTCAAAACTCTTCATAACCACAACGTCTTCAGAGTAATTGGAATTATGGTGAAAATCTCAAGTCGTGACCCTTCTTTAAGGTGGATATGGGAACACTAGGAACATGCAGCTCGCGTCACTCTCCTAAAAAATAGGCTTCATGCTAGCTAGTTGTTGAGAAAAACATGCTGGTAGTTACCATTTCGTAACTGATCCTATTTGTTTGAACATGGGAAGGTTTTTCCTTTCTCAAAGTGCAGGACAAACGTGGTTTTGGTATCTGGTTGTCGGGCAATTACTGGAAACATGTTTGAGACATCTTAAGAACGTATAGGCTGCAAACTCTGAAATATCCTGAGCTTTTCTGCACTTATCCATCTGAAATCTCGATTTTCATCtaacaaaatgttttaaaatagaataaaacaaTTCTGATAAAAAATCCCTTCATTGTAGTGTTTTAGATACTCTTCAGATAGTCCTAATTTCCAGCAACTACCTTGTGGATTTCAGCTCAAATAATACCAAAATATCTACAAAATGCACAAACGTTAGTTTAAAATCTCCTTACCCTTATCACGTGTCCACTGGTGATTGGATGATTTTAGTCATTGGTGGACCCCAGGACGCCACATGTCAACAGGTGACTGTAAAATCACTTTTGGTACAAATTGATGCCAAATGTGACTACAcataattttttacttttagtTATATATAAATTTGACTAACAAATACGACGTATGGTTAGCATTTTTAATTTAGAGGcataaatttatttatgataTTCAATAATCATATACATtgtatgattactgaataagaaaatgattttggtgCAGCCACATCAGCTTCTAGATAAATTCTACGATTGCCATGTGGATTaatgaaaatgattaaaatgcatattaattattttattccaacacacaaataacatgtattaattatttttccaaatttttaatcaatttaatGTGATTAATTAATTCTGTTACCTTTTATAAACTATAAAAGTGTGTGTCTTTAATTAGAAGAAATCATGCCGTTGACACATAAGAGCTTAAATCTTTCAttcctatttcaatttatcaattgatatgtgtcattaaagttgattttcttttcctttctcacTTTATTGTTTAACGGCAATCatataatttaatccattaattgAGTCATTATTCCATATACATCCACACTCATTTATAACACTAAACGGCTATATTTGATAGATCAACCCCATCTGTAACTATTATTTCTCAAAAGTAGTGTCATGCTTAATTCTATGAGGTTGGTAATTtctatttgtttgaatttatgatgtttaatacaaaatatttattaatttttatgattgCTTAACCTATATAAATTAGAAAATCTTTGTGTTCTCTTCAACTTCCTCAACACCTAAACTAATTCTTTCTCATACAACGTATCATTATGTCTGATACACTGAAAAAAATTGATGGGTCAAGGATGAATTGGGAGGTGATTGCCCATATCAGCCGGCTATGGGATTCTAAGAACGTCCGAAATAACAATGACCTCCTGAGTTTGGATATGTTTCTCTTGGATGCAGAGGTGATGATAGACTCTTCTATTTTATCGTAAAATTCATACCACATCTTTTCAAGCCAATGTATTGCTATTGTTTATTTATGCATCatgattttggttttattttattaaatctaAAACCCTTTTTTTGATGCATTAATTTTAAACTTTGAGTATGCAAGGAACATAAATCTATGGAAAAATTCGAAAGCGTCAGGTCGAAATGTTTcgcaataaaatcaaagagggaCATATCTACGTGATTAAAATTTCAGGGTTGTTAATAGTGATAATGCATACAAGCTTGTAGTGGGAGatgtatcaattaattttttgccCATTTCTTCCTTCAAAGAGCTATCGGGATATGATGGTGCTCCCATTGAACACtacaaatttcattttcaaaatcaagatgAGATAATCAAACGGCTAAACAACCACACATATTTGACAGGTTTTCATTTTCCCTACTCTATTATCTATGTCATTTGTCTTTGTTTCGCTATTGTCTATGACTATCTATCACAAATGTTAATGCAGATGTTATTGGGTTACTCACTGGAATGGGTAAAATTGACAAAATAACCGTGAATGACTCTTTGATTGAAAAGTTAGATTTGGAGATAGAGATTGAAGGGTAATACATTATCCGTCTgattacagaaaaaaaaaaaaagtttccatCAATAacctaaatttgataaaatttacAACCAcatattgaaaaacaaaaacaaacacaacaattatgctacattataattaaaaagtaaaattacataCCGCGCAAAGCGCGGGCATGCCACCTAGTACTATTAATTACCAAATTATTTCAGTTCTCTTTGAAGCATTacatttatttcttaaaatttgaATCATCTTACTCTTATAAACGTATCAAATCAGCAATATATGTGAATATAGAGTTGTACTCCCTCTCTTCAGCATCAAAATCAACAAAGGCTGCTTCACCattcactttttttgcaatcTTTTGCTGGTTGGCCAAGGCATTGAAAATGGCTTAGCCAATTATGCACCAACCAACCAAGTCTTGGTCATTTGggatatttatgtatgtatatatatatatatataccatattGAGTATTTGACTCACTATAGtcatcaagaaaaacaaatcaaCCTCCATCACTTACTCACATATATAGATTGACTAGTCCTTTATCCTCCATCAAGTTCAAGTGTACCAACTAATTAAGTCTACAGAATGAAGAATTTCTCTCAGTTTAACATAGTTGTCCtattgatggtggtggtggtagggATAATGTTTACCATGTCAGAGGCACTGACGTGCAACCCGACGGAGCTGAGCTCGTGTGCGCCGGCGATAACATCTGGAATGACACCGACGAGCACATGCTGCAGCAAGGTGAGGGAGCAGAAACCATGCCTATGTGCATATTTCAGGAACCCTGATCTCAACCCTTTTGTTAATTCTCCTAATGCTAGAAAAGTTACTACCACCTGTGGTATCCCCTTCCCTAAGGCCCCTGACTGTTAGTTAGTTTCATCATACGCCTCCATAGCtctacctatatatatacatatacacatatgtgAGCTAGTGTTACTATAATGTTTGTGATTGTCATGCTCAATTAGCATATAGTTTAGTTAATAAGCTCTTTTGATTGTCATGCCTTCTCGAGATGATATTAAATGTTTTTGTTGCCGTTCTAGTTATAAAAATTAGAATTTCATCTTAGTTAAACTGTTTTTAAGTTTTGATTAATACATCGTtattttgttaaatacaacaccataattttttttgtaatttttggaCAATAATACCATTTtacaaaatgactaaaaaacacattattttaagaacaaaattttttttgatagattAAGAACAACATTTGATGTTAAATACAAACCAAATTCCACACACCTTGCTGATAAGACCAGTTCTTTATCTTCTCATTTGTTATGTGGAAGAGATATGTTCTCCCAGTCTCTATACAGACTCAATCATGTTTGAAACgtctttttttgcaattttgcacATATGGAAGAATCTTAGTTTGCCTAAATTCGGCTAAGATTAATGGGTTTTGCTCAATTTGTCAGAACATCTGACAGCCATGCAACTGAACTGAGTTGAGCTATTGCtgtgttttgtttcattttggagtttggattttttcaatttaatgTCTCCATAACTGGGGGGTCATTTAGACTCGAGCCTTGGTGTCGTAGAGCTCACTGTGGCACTTCATTATGTGTTCAATTGCCCTCAAGACAGGATATTGTATGTTGATAGTGTATTCACACCGTACATTTTAAATTGATGTTGCAGTGTATGTATGAGTGTGTTTTAATCAAAATATATTAagggtataataataaatttgggGTAATGTATTTAcaaaaacacatacatttaaaaTTGATGCTTGTGGTGAATTTAATACATGTATTGTATTTAACAAACATAACGATATATTTTACCGCCCCCAACTGTTAACTGTATGCTAAAAACAATCCAAAAACTCGTGCGTTAATTTGTTGTAAGACTAAGCGGACTAGAGAGTAGAGACCCCAAAACAACAAAGGCAGACATGGGCCTAGAGGTCCAACTTGTTCATTAAATTTCTGGGCCCAACAAATAATATTGACTTTCTTGTTGACTTTAGGTTTAGCTCCTTAAAAATAACCCtttaaacattatttttttttttttttttttgcaaatggAAACCGTTTAAATTgaatgaaaagggaaaaaaaaaataattagcaaTAGATGCCTCAAAACACAATATCACTCCAAGGATGAatgtttttataaatttttattccaataatCCACTCTAATTTGTTTTAACCTATAAATTCCATAAATTTATAAGATATATTACATTAAGGACAagtaatttaaaatatattttttattgaccaTAATACCCTCAATCATTGTTTTACTTCTACatttcaataataaaaatatattttctgatATTTGTGTGATCAGATaatcataactcactcgtttgagctCCAATTGATCCGATTTTTATGAGGCTCAAAAAAAGACTCTAATACCTACAGAATATTGTCTAATACATTTTTGGAGATTCCAACGTTTCATGGGTCAAATCGAGGCTTGAAGTTTGTACATCAAAGTTATGTTTCTGACGTTAGTGTGTTCAACGTCAGTGTGTTGGAACAATCACAACTCactcatttgagcttcaattGAGACAATTTTTGACGTTTAAAATAAGACTTTAAGACTAGTATAATTGTGTCTAATGTATTTTTTGAGATTCAAATATTTTAGAGGTCAAATTTAAGCTCAAAGTTTGTACATCAGAGTTGTGTTTATAGCGTTGTGTTTGATGTTAGTATGTTCGGATAGTCATAACTCACTTGTTTGAGTTTCGATTGAGACGATTCTTGTAGATTTCGAAAGAAGACTCTAAGACTCACAGAATTGTGTTTGTTATATTTTTGGAGATTCGAATATTTTAGAGGTCAAATCAAAGCTTAAAGTCTACACATCGGAGATGCAAATCGTATAAACACAATTCTACACTAAATTAATTTGCATTAAATATATCTACACTATCTATTATGCAGTATCTGTTGTGACTTTGTTAtgattagtatatattgaaatttatttgcacTAAATTGATCTGCATTATGGATTGTGGTTTTGTTATGATTAGTATGTATTGAAATTATCTATACtaaatttatatgtattatCTGTTGTGGCTTTACTATGGTTAgcatttattaaaatttttctaCACTAAATTTATCTGTATTAGTTTATCTACAATAGTTTATTTGTATATTctattgtagtttttttttattatgattaatATATATTGAGATTTATTCGCACtgcaaataaatttatatgccAGATTTTTTCATCTCAAAATATATCGATGATCGATTTTATTTGAAAGATTTTTTCACGTTGATTTAGaatatataaattttgttaAATCTGTCATGTATTGTGAGAGATAATCATTTTGAAGTttcattaataaaagaaaaaaaatcaatactaATGATATCATGTATGGAGAAAATGTGAGAGAATTGAACTGAAAAGACGTCGGCTCACTAaaactttataattttattaaataaaaatagtcATATAGGTAATTTAAtgaattgtgtccttattgGAAGATGTCTTTCAATAAAATTTTAGGTTGTACTTATTGGAAGATGTCTTTCCCTCCTTTGTGCTCATAGAGATAAttgcccaaaaaaaatcaatttgaacattgaccttttgattttttatgcagCTATTAGGTGATGTTAAAGAAAAAATAGGCCCAAAATCTTTCAAGCTTTAAAGATTATATTAAAAtggttttttatttatcattttcttatcttttaaattattaaaatctttctttttctttattctatACACAAAAGTAGATGACTAGtgttccttcaaaaattttttcTCCTTTAACCGATTCGAATATTTAGTATTTAGCTTTCATCAAtcgaataaaataaaaaaaattcaataattgaATTATTGGCAgcttaatttatataaaaaaaagttagCGGTTTACTTCCATTGAAATAGCCAATGGATAAAATGATTAAATTGTTTCtctattttctaaaaatttttcTAATCCAACTAAATTACATCTTATTTtggataatttatttatttttggaaaaCTCTAgctatttattattttagaaaattatttttacACAAAATACGTGCAAAACTAAAATTTAGAGACTAACTTCTTTTTAGTAAGGGCCAAGTGGGGCAATACACCCACATCCTAAGTCCTAATTCCCTAAATAAACTTAAACCCCACCCCTAATGGatttgaacccatgacctctaGGATCTTGGGCGGGGTAtaacaaaaatttatttttaataatttttaaaaacttGTTCTCAAAGGATctatatgaaaattaaaaacacaaaaaaaaacacgagTGAAAATCAGAAAACTTGTCACAGTCTTATAGAGGACGGTACTTTTTAAAAAGTATAGTAAAATATTAATATGAGTTGAAGTGTTAGAGCACTCACATCATATTATttaaatatgattatttttctattttaagg of Tripterygium wilfordii isolate XIE 37 chromosome 13, ASM1340144v1, whole genome shotgun sequence contains these proteins:
- the LOC120013113 gene encoding RAB11-binding protein RELCH homolog, which produces MNEERSSLCNWVVNFLLEENYLLTAFELLHELLDDGRDDQAIRLKEFFSDPSQFPLDQISHFNSLRVADPQSLLEEKDAFVEKLALAEYDLRLAREDIERLKDELQKRLDFPPDGLKESRQKEPLNHGPDVLRKKRDVSFSDLGPLKDTERRDLNCAVKEYLLIAGYRLTAMTFYEEVTDQNLDVWLNTPASVPDALRHYYYQYLSSTSEAAEEKIAMLRENESLLKANESLSHEKVSLQKSKDLVDNQVLALTKSLEGLQRDLKDRENLIQVQKQSLEHQRKELNDCRAEITLLKMDIEGYRSGRNVVDNDVDPVQLQPFEIYKEDIKALKMEIERLKAATITAPESLDSIRTEKESIQTEVKVVEIDEDKTVKSDPIDGGKVIGNEDPQSLVAPTLDDNNEKPREMSESLTSPFTGSDTSSKQIAEPPSEDAGFHLKSSNLSGEAASENTGVGTIQILADALPKIVPYVLINHREELLPLMMCAIERHPDSTTRDSLTHTLFNLIKRPDEQQRGIIMDACVNLAKNVGEMRTETELLPQCWEQINHMYEERRLLVAQSCGELADFVRPEIRDSLILSIVQQLIEDSATVVREAAARNLALLLPLFPSMDKYFKVEELMFQLVCDPSGVVVESTLKELLPAVINWGDKLDHILRVLLSHVLSFAQRAPPLSGVEGSLESHLRVLGERERWNIDVLLRMLAELLPFVYQKAIQTCPVSSFSDSKDVLLSRSLLDLCAREHVEWSAFEWVHAECFPDLIQLACFLPQKEDNLRNRITKFLLAVTELFGEAYLTHIMLPVFLIAVGDEADMTFFPSSILPRIKGLRPRTAVGERLATMCVLPLLLAGVLGAPSKHEELAAYLRKLLVEGTVQDNQATKRDAEIVDSIRFLCTSEEHHGLIFNILWEMVVSTNMDMKIITANLLKVIVPYIDAKVASTHVLPALVTLGSDQNLTVKYASIDAFGAVAQHFKNDMIVDKIRVQMDAFLEDGSHEATIAVVRALVVAVPHTTERLRDYLLSKIFQLTGTPIAANDVMRRRERANAFCEAIRALDATDLTAASVRDYLVPTIQNLLKDPDALDPAHKEALEIILKERSGGTFEAISKVMGAHLGLASSVSSFFGEGGLLGKKESADAPPPPPPPEPVESPKHEPIPPAEDTRFRRIMRGNFTDMLRGKTKGQDETAQNQ